A section of the Malania oleifera isolate guangnan ecotype guangnan chromosome 2, ASM2987363v1, whole genome shotgun sequence genome encodes:
- the LOC131149689 gene encoding zinc finger CCCH domain-containing protein 18 isoform X2 — protein sequence MDFSESTKVVYNRIQKLEPENVSKIIGYLLLQDHGEREMIRLAFSPDNLIHSLINKAKTKLGLSSKPAASAPIPLSQVNPAPVSDIPLQFTPFSLPSSRSFSSPASLRAGNPYWDPQLTSDQQSVHSLDFVPPGYPDSVGGDFRLQNQVQFLTLEDQLDTVNSVSSDFSSNYYYPEPTLGVRISRRSPSLPEFPVKVCHYFSKGFCKHGNNCRYFHGHPMPESFSQLFSSSSNELASDDHIFSPGSLEKLEAELTELLKSRRGFPVSIASLPMLYYEKYGKTLQAEGYLTESQRHGKAGYSLTKLLARLKNSIRLIDRPHGQHSVILAEDVPKYMEYACERSDPGAIVSGSRQIYLTFPAESTFSEIDVSNYFNKFGPVQDVRIPCQQKRMFGFVTFVNPETVKQILAKGNPHFVCGARVLVKPYREKSRLVERKYAEKFQHPMYYNAHFLDSDSELHSMTRVCENSRLLRKQIMEEHEQALEFERRRLLDLHLAPRSLTHHPCFGYSMDELKLSEEQVELESAERFHYLLDVLNHGSSTSEDKIRHTSPNYNDQESSQGLNLPESPFASPIGSGISTVT from the exons atggattttTCAGAGTctacaaaagttgtatataatagAATTCAAAAATTAGAACCTGAAAATGTCTCTAAGATCATTGGTTATCTTTTGTTGCAAGACCATGGTGAGCGCGAAATGATTCGGCTGGCCTTCAGCCCTGACAATCTGATCCATTCTTTGATTAACAAAGCCAAAACCAAGCTGGGGTTGTCTTCCAAACCTGCAGCTTCTGCTCCGATACCACTTTCTCAGGTGAACCCGGCACCTGTTTCGGATATTCCTTTACAATTCACACCATTCTCACTTCCTTCATCTCGATCCTTTTCTTCTCCTGCATCCCTTCGAGCTGGGAATCCTTATTGGGATCCCCAACTCACCTCTGACCAGCAATCAGTGCATAGTTTGGATTTTGTCCCACCGGGTTATCCCGACTCAGTTGGTGGAGATTTTCGCCTTCAGAACCAAGTTCAGTTTTTAACTTTGGAAGATCAATTAGACACTGTCAATTCTGTTAGTTCAGATTTCTCGAGCAATTATTATTACCCAGAACCCACATTGGGCGTGAGAATAAGTCGACGTTCTCCAAGTTTGCCTGAATTTCCGGTAAAGGTGTGTCATTATTTCAGTAAGGGGTTTTGTAAGCATGGAAACAACTGCAGGTACTTCCATGGCCACCCAATGCCAGAAAGCTTCTCTCAACTTTTCAGTTCAAGTTCAAATGAGCTTGCGAGTGATGATCACATCTTCTCACCTGGCTCTCTTGAAAAACTAGAAGCGGAGCTTACAGAGCTTTTGAAATCTAGAAGAGGGTTCCCAGTTTCGATTGCCTCGTTGCCAATGCTGTACTATGAAAAGTATGGAAAGACCCTTCAAGCTGAGGGGTACCTTACAGAGAGCCAGAGACATGGCAAGGCCGGTTATAGTCTGACAAAGCTTCTTGCTCGACTGAAGAATAGTATTCGTCTCATAGACAG ACCTCATGGGCAGCACTCAGTAATTTTGGCAGAAGATGTTCCAAAATACATGGAATATGCTTGTGAGAGAAGTGATCCTGGTGCAATTGTTTCTGGTTCCCGACAAATTTATCTGACCTTTCCAGCAGAGAGCACATTCTCAGAGATAGATGTTTCCAACTACTTCAA CAAATTTGGACCGGTTCAAGATGTTAGGATTCCTTGCCAACAAAAACGGATGTTTGGGTTTGTGACATTTGTTAATCCGGAGACAGTCAAGCAAATTTTGGCAAAGGGGAATCCACATTTTGTGTGTGGGGCTCGTGTCCTGGTGAAACCATACAGAGAAAAGTCAAGGCTTGTTGAAAG GAAGTATGCAGAGAAGTTTCAGCATCCTATGTATTATAATGCACATTTTCTTGATTCGGATTCTGAGCTTCACTCGA TGACGAGAGTTTGTGAGAACTCAAGATTACTCAGAAAACAGATCATGGAAGAGCATGAGCAGGCACTTGAGTTTGAGAGGAGGCGACTCTTGGACTTGCACCTAGCACCTAGGTCATTAACCCATCATCCGTGTTTTGGATACTCGATGGATGAGTTGAAGCTCTCAGAAG AACAAGTAGAGTTGGAGTCTGCAGAGCGTTTCCATTATTTGCTAGATGTTTTGAACCATGGGTCATCCACCAGTGAGGATAAAATCAGGCATACGAGTCCTAATTACAATGACCAAGAAAG TAGTCAAGGACTTAATCTTCCAGAGAGTCCATTTGCATCTCCAATAGGGAGTGGCATCTCAACAGTCACATAG
- the LOC131149689 gene encoding zinc finger CCCH domain-containing protein 18 isoform X1 — MLQGFEFGMDFSESTKVVYNRIQKLEPENVSKIIGYLLLQDHGEREMIRLAFSPDNLIHSLINKAKTKLGLSSKPAASAPIPLSQVNPAPVSDIPLQFTPFSLPSSRSFSSPASLRAGNPYWDPQLTSDQQSVHSLDFVPPGYPDSVGGDFRLQNQVQFLTLEDQLDTVNSVSSDFSSNYYYPEPTLGVRISRRSPSLPEFPVKVCHYFSKGFCKHGNNCRYFHGHPMPESFSQLFSSSSNELASDDHIFSPGSLEKLEAELTELLKSRRGFPVSIASLPMLYYEKYGKTLQAEGYLTESQRHGKAGYSLTKLLARLKNSIRLIDRPHGQHSVILAEDVPKYMEYACERSDPGAIVSGSRQIYLTFPAESTFSEIDVSNYFNKFGPVQDVRIPCQQKRMFGFVTFVNPETVKQILAKGNPHFVCGARVLVKPYREKSRLVERKYAEKFQHPMYYNAHFLDSDSELHSMTRVCENSRLLRKQIMEEHEQALEFERRRLLDLHLAPRSLTHHPCFGYSMDELKLSEEQVELESAERFHYLLDVLNHGSSTSEDKIRHTSPNYNDQESSQGLNLPESPFASPIGSGISTVT, encoded by the exons ATGTtgcagg GgtttgaatttgggatggattttTCAGAGTctacaaaagttgtatataatagAATTCAAAAATTAGAACCTGAAAATGTCTCTAAGATCATTGGTTATCTTTTGTTGCAAGACCATGGTGAGCGCGAAATGATTCGGCTGGCCTTCAGCCCTGACAATCTGATCCATTCTTTGATTAACAAAGCCAAAACCAAGCTGGGGTTGTCTTCCAAACCTGCAGCTTCTGCTCCGATACCACTTTCTCAGGTGAACCCGGCACCTGTTTCGGATATTCCTTTACAATTCACACCATTCTCACTTCCTTCATCTCGATCCTTTTCTTCTCCTGCATCCCTTCGAGCTGGGAATCCTTATTGGGATCCCCAACTCACCTCTGACCAGCAATCAGTGCATAGTTTGGATTTTGTCCCACCGGGTTATCCCGACTCAGTTGGTGGAGATTTTCGCCTTCAGAACCAAGTTCAGTTTTTAACTTTGGAAGATCAATTAGACACTGTCAATTCTGTTAGTTCAGATTTCTCGAGCAATTATTATTACCCAGAACCCACATTGGGCGTGAGAATAAGTCGACGTTCTCCAAGTTTGCCTGAATTTCCGGTAAAGGTGTGTCATTATTTCAGTAAGGGGTTTTGTAAGCATGGAAACAACTGCAGGTACTTCCATGGCCACCCAATGCCAGAAAGCTTCTCTCAACTTTTCAGTTCAAGTTCAAATGAGCTTGCGAGTGATGATCACATCTTCTCACCTGGCTCTCTTGAAAAACTAGAAGCGGAGCTTACAGAGCTTTTGAAATCTAGAAGAGGGTTCCCAGTTTCGATTGCCTCGTTGCCAATGCTGTACTATGAAAAGTATGGAAAGACCCTTCAAGCTGAGGGGTACCTTACAGAGAGCCAGAGACATGGCAAGGCCGGTTATAGTCTGACAAAGCTTCTTGCTCGACTGAAGAATAGTATTCGTCTCATAGACAG ACCTCATGGGCAGCACTCAGTAATTTTGGCAGAAGATGTTCCAAAATACATGGAATATGCTTGTGAGAGAAGTGATCCTGGTGCAATTGTTTCTGGTTCCCGACAAATTTATCTGACCTTTCCAGCAGAGAGCACATTCTCAGAGATAGATGTTTCCAACTACTTCAA CAAATTTGGACCGGTTCAAGATGTTAGGATTCCTTGCCAACAAAAACGGATGTTTGGGTTTGTGACATTTGTTAATCCGGAGACAGTCAAGCAAATTTTGGCAAAGGGGAATCCACATTTTGTGTGTGGGGCTCGTGTCCTGGTGAAACCATACAGAGAAAAGTCAAGGCTTGTTGAAAG GAAGTATGCAGAGAAGTTTCAGCATCCTATGTATTATAATGCACATTTTCTTGATTCGGATTCTGAGCTTCACTCGA TGACGAGAGTTTGTGAGAACTCAAGATTACTCAGAAAACAGATCATGGAAGAGCATGAGCAGGCACTTGAGTTTGAGAGGAGGCGACTCTTGGACTTGCACCTAGCACCTAGGTCATTAACCCATCATCCGTGTTTTGGATACTCGATGGATGAGTTGAAGCTCTCAGAAG AACAAGTAGAGTTGGAGTCTGCAGAGCGTTTCCATTATTTGCTAGATGTTTTGAACCATGGGTCATCCACCAGTGAGGATAAAATCAGGCATACGAGTCCTAATTACAATGACCAAGAAAG TAGTCAAGGACTTAATCTTCCAGAGAGTCCATTTGCATCTCCAATAGGGAGTGGCATCTCAACAGTCACATAG